A window of the Acidimicrobiia bacterium genome harbors these coding sequences:
- the pgl gene encoding 6-phosphogluconolactonase, protein MSRALPIHVGTDADDAAQQAAELIAADLATAIAQRGRASIAFSGGTTPWPMVRALATSKIAWDKVDVFQVDERVAPAGDPDRNATHLQSNLIGRSSIPKRNWHPIPVEEPDPAGAARNYERTLREVAGEALDVVHLGLGPDGHTASLVPGDPVLGETERLVAATGPYQGHRRVTLTYPALDAARRIVWFETGAAKGEILRRLVAGDPTIPAGRVLQDRAVVVCDEPAAALLLDGR, encoded by the coding sequence ATGAGTCGCGCGCTTCCGATCCATGTCGGTACCGACGCCGACGACGCCGCGCAACAGGCCGCGGAGTTGATCGCCGCCGACCTCGCGACCGCGATCGCGCAGCGCGGCCGCGCGTCGATCGCGTTCAGTGGCGGGACCACGCCGTGGCCCATGGTGCGCGCGCTCGCCACGAGCAAGATCGCGTGGGACAAGGTCGACGTGTTCCAGGTCGACGAGCGCGTCGCGCCCGCCGGCGACCCCGACCGCAACGCCACGCACCTGCAGTCGAACCTGATCGGGCGCTCGTCGATCCCGAAGCGCAACTGGCACCCGATCCCGGTCGAGGAACCCGATCCGGCCGGCGCGGCCCGGAACTACGAGCGCACGTTGCGCGAGGTCGCCGGCGAGGCGCTCGACGTCGTTCACCTCGGCCTCGGGCCCGACGGCCACACCGCGTCGCTCGTGCCCGGCGACCCCGTGCTCGGCGAGACCGAGCGGCTCGTGGCCGCGACCGGCCCGTACCAGGGTCACCGGCGGGTCACGCTCACCTATCCCGCGCTCGACGCGGCGCGCCGGATCGTGTGGTTCGAGACCGGCGCGGCCAAGGGCGAGATCCTGCGCCGGCTCGTGGCGGGCGACCCGACGATCCCCGCAGGGCGGGTCCTCCAGGACCGCGCGGTGGTCGTCTGCGACGAACCCGCCGCCGCGTTGTTGCTCGACGGGCGCTAG